A segment of the Brevinematia bacterium genome:
ACAGCAGGTTGACAGTTTGGATGGGCCACAAGCTCTGCCTATCGTTGAATTCCTAACTAGCATAGTAAAAAGCTCAAGTGTCAAGACTGAAATAGTTGAAGCTGGTATCATCCTAATGCTTAAGTATAGAGACTTAGCGCAAGAGATCAAGGAAAAGGTCCTTGAAACTGTCAGAGGCATGAAGGAAGAGGAAATAATAGAATTTGTTAAATCGGTAGAGTTTGCTGAAGTAAGAAAGCATCTGCTTAATATTGTCAAAGGAATGTTTGATAATTGGTCGGAGATTTTTACTAAAATCCTACTCTCAGTTGATACCATAAGACTGAACAACTACATTTTATCCGAGCTTGTAAGTTATGACAAAATGGATGCAATCAAAACCGTGGTTACAAATATAATTGATTCAGTAAGTAGTCCCACCGGAAACAGGTTTAAAGCATATCTGAAGTTCATGTGGCTTGCAAAGATGATATTTCAGAGAGAATATGAGGATGTTTTTAGAAGTGTTGGGATCAACAAAGTTAGCATCCTTCTCAGTATTGCAAACATTCTCTCATCAATCCAATACAGTTTTGAGGAGAGAGGAGAAAAAGGAGTATCTAAGAGAATATACTCTCTTGCTAGAGAAGTCTTTAACAACTACCAAGAAATAGAGAAAGTTGTTCTTGAATCAGGCAAAGACACCTCATTCGTTCTACTTTCCCAAATCCAAGAGTTTGATCTTCTTGAGGTAAAGGAACTCTCCACCTTAAGGCAAAAGCTTTACTACAAGTATCCAGACCTTAAAGATATGGAGGATACCAGAGACAGAAGGAGTGCATTCATGATAACAAGAGCAACCTATGAGAAGATAAGAGAGGAGTATAATAGAATACTTAACGAAGAATTACCAAAAGTCTCAAAAACGATTGCTTCCTCTCCAACTCCAGAACTTCTTGAGAGAGAAGAGGAGCTAAAAGCAATAGCTGAGCAAATGGCAAAAGAACTTCTGGAGTTTAAAGTTATAAACCCTGACGCAGTTTCCAGAAATTACGTTGATGTAGGAACAAAAGTAGTGCTTAAATCCAAGAAAACAAGCGAAGAATTCATATACCACATTCTGGGAGACAAAGACGCAGACCCATCAAAGAACATAATCTCCTACAGATCTCCTATGGGTGTTAAGCTGATTGATAAGGAAGTTGGAGAAACTGTGGTTCTAAACATCAGAGGGCAAGATGAAGACTTTGAAATAAGATCTATCTCTCTCTCCGAATACGTTTAATGAAAGAAGACTCTCTGTCTCAAATAATAAAGCATACAATTGAAAAAATAGGAAAAATCCCCCAGACTACCCTAGTCAAACTCCTTGAAGAACTCTGGGAAGAGAGAGAAAGGTTCCTGACTATTCTCAACTTTTCCCTAAGAAGAGCAGTCTTCGTGGTAAGTTCTCTAAAGGAGATAATCTTTTTCAATGACTTTTGTATAAAGCTTGGTATTTTAGAAGGCACAGAAGGAAACTGGATTTTTGAAGAAAACTTTGGAGAACACATCAGCAGAACTCTAGAGAACATGATCAAAGAGAAAATCAGTTTCTACTCTGTAAGCGTAAAACTAAACTCCAAGTGGGATCTTGGAGAAAGTGTCTTGAAGGAAAGAACCCTTAAGATAGAATGCTCTACAAAAAACTTTGAAGTTTTTTACTTTGTCGTAAGTGACATAACTGAAGAAACTATAGCAAACCTTGACAAGATTCAGGAAGAATCTCTGACCTCACTTTCTAATGTTGCATCAAGCATAGCACATGAAATAAAAAACCCTCTCTCTGCAATGTATCTTCATGCTAAAGTGCTTAGAAAAATTCTTGAAAAGAAAACATTTAACAGAGAATATGCACTGAGGGAGATAGATGTAATCCTTTCGGAGATAGATAGACTTAACAATGTAGTAAACGAGATGATGTTCTCTCTTAGACCCTATAAATTTGCGGAGAAATATGAAAACATAAACTCAATAGTAAACGAAGTGGTTGAGTTCTTTTTGCCCGAGTTTAGAGAAAGAGGGATAATTATAGAAGTAATGCTAGACGAATTCCTTCCAATGGTTTTGTGTGACAAGAACCTTATAAAGCAAGCACTAGTTAACCTCATTAAGAACTCAATAGAGGCTGTGAAGGACGGAGAGGGGGTTATAGAGATAAGGACCTATTTTATCAGCAAATTTGACGGGGATTTTGTTGTCATTGAGATAAAAGACAACGGTTATGGAATACCAGAAGAGGTAAAACAAAGAATATTTGAGCCTTTTTTCACAACAAAAGAGAGTGGTCTGGGTATCGGATTAAGTATAGTATACAAGATCATAAAGCTTCATAAAGGCAATATTGACTTCTCATCTAGACGTGGTGAGACTGTCTTTAGAGTTTCTTTACCAGTTGCCATGAGAACCAAAGAGCTAAGGTACGACAGAAGGTAAATGCTCAACCTAAAGCAAATCCTTTTTTCCAAAACAGAAGGGTAATCATTTAGAATTTTAAATATGATAAGAAATACCGTGGGGGTTATAGTTTTTCCTGGGGCAAACTGTGATGCTGATACTCTATACGCTCTAAGCAATATTTTGGGAGTAAAGGCAAGGTATGTATGGCATTCCGAGACTGATCTATCTGATTTAAGAGCAGTAGTGCTTCCTGGCGGATTCTCTTACGGAGACTACCTTAGGGCAGGAGGACTTGCCAGATTCTCTCCGGTAATGAGAGAGGTAAAAAACCTTGCGGAAAAAGGATACCCTGTTCTAGGAATATGCAACGGCTTTCAGATATTAGTTGAAGCTGGACTTTTACCCGGAGCTTTTCTAAAAAACAAAACCCTGAGGTTTGTATGCAAGTTTCAGCACATAAAGGTGGTAAACAATAGAAGCATCTTTACGAGAAAGTATAAAAACGGTCAGATACTCACCATGCCTATAGCTCACGGGGAAGGGAATTACTATCTTACGGATGATCAGCTTAAAGAAGCCCTAGATAACGAACAGATCCTATTTCAATACTGTGACAAATTTGGCATAGTAAATGAGGAGAGTAACCCAAATGGTTCAACCTACAGTATAGCAGGAATCCTAAACAAAACAAAGAACGTTCTAGGTATGATGCCACACCCAGAAAGAGCTTCCGAAATCTCCCTAGGGTCAGTGGATGGCAAAGCAATACTTGAAGGGCTGATTTCTTAGCAAAGCCTTCAACCAACACATACTAAAGTTCACACTCAGGCGTGCGGGTGAGCATTAGTGTAGACCTCTTTCAGTCTCTTAAGAGAAGTGTGAACATATCTCTGGGTGGTGGCTATTGACGAATGTCCTAGTATCTCTTGTATCACTCTTATGTCGTTTCCATCGTTAAGCAAATGTGTAGCAAAAGTATGCCTTAACCCATGAGGTCCTAACTTTTCACCAACTAGCGACGTATACTTATAAACCAAATTCCTTATCTGTCTAATGCTCAAACCTCCATTTCTGGAATTACCAACAAAAAACAGCTCCGTTTTCTTAACCTTAATCTCATCCCTTATAGAAAGATACAATTTTAGCTTTTCCTTGAGAACAGGATGCATCGGCACTAATCTTCTTTTTCCACCCTTGCCCTTAACAATAATCACATCGCTTGTAAAGTTGACATCACTAAGAGTAAGATTGGTAACCTCTGAAACCCTAAGTCCCGTAAGATAAAGACAAAATACTACTGCAATATCACGGATAGCCTTAACTCTCCTTTCTACCTCAAAGCTTTTATAAACACTGTCCTCAAGATTACTAAGAAGAGATAATACCTCATCTTCATCTAGAAACTTTGGTAGTTCGGACGGCAGTTTAGGATACACTATATATTTTCCAAAGTTCTTTGAGACGAGCCCATTTTTGTACAAAAACCTTGAGAAGGATCTTACCGAAGATAAAAGCCTTCTTAGAGAACTTGGTTTAAGCTTCCTTGTAGAGTTTATGTAAAGAGAAAACTCCCTCATAACTTTAGGATTGACCTCCTCCAACGAAATTCCCTTACTTTCAATAAACTCAAGGAAATACCCAATGTCTCTAGAATAACTTTCAATAGTAAGCTCAGAGTAGCTTCTATTGAGCCTAAGGTATTCCAAAAAGCTGTCTAAAAGCTCATACATACTCTATCATTATCGTCAACCTAAGAGCCAAAACGCAAAAAAACAAAACTAAGTTTCCTAGGTGTTCGTTGAGAGAAGTGTCTACCCAGCCCCGACAGAGACTGTGAAAAGAATAAAAGAAAAACCATACCTATTGTTAAATTTTAGACTTCATTGGAGAATGAGTCAAAAAATTGTTTTTTCGCTAACATTCTGAATAAAATATCACCGTTAGTGAGGTAACCTATGGTAGAGGTAAGAGTTTGCAAAAACCCCAATGAGTTTATAAAGGTTGCTTTCTATGTTCAAGGTAATAATCCTAATTGGACTCCTCCACTGATCATGGATATAAGAAAAAAGCTTGACAGAAGAAGGTCATCTTTTCTTAAGCACAACGAAGCAGAATTTTTTATAGCCTATAAGAACGGTAAACCTGTTGGCAGGATCTCAGCTATAAAAAACAACATTCACAATGAAAGATACAAAAAGAAAGATGGCTTTTTTGGCTTTTTCGAGAGTATAGATGATCAAGAAGTTGCAAACGCTCTTTTTGACAAAGCTATTGAGTGGTTAAAAAGCAAAGGACTAGACACAGTATATGGTCCCGCAAATTACTCAACGAATGATGAGTGGGGACTACTGGTTGAAGGATTTGATAGCCCTTCGTTTGTAATGATGCCTTACAATCCCGAATACTACAAGCACCTTATTGAGAATTATGGCTTCAAGAAAGCTAAGGACCTTTATGCATGGTATTACGACCCTACTTTGCCGATAGATGAAAAACTTCTAAACCTAGCAGAAAAAATCCTAAAAAGGGGCAATTTCAGAGTAAGATACGCAAACTTAAAAGACATTCATAATGAAGTAGAGAGGATAGTGGAGATATACCATGATAGTTGGTCTGAGAATTATATGTTCATTCCCGTTACTGAGGAAGAGAAGAAGGAGATAGGCGAGTTTCTTGGCTCAATAGCATATCCAGACATGGTGGTGATAATTGAGAATGACAAAGGTGAGGCTGTAGCATTTTCTGTAGCAGTGCATAACCTAAACGAAGTGTTAATAAAATATAGAACCTCAAATCTCTTCTTGCTCAATATTCAGCAGATGCTAGCTTTGGCATATAGGCTCTACATTAAACCCAAAAACAAGTTTGAAACAGGTAGATTACTGTTAGCAGGCGTTAAAAAGGATTACAGAAGATTAGGACTGGACCTAATACTCTATATCCAGACATACCAAAACGCAACCAAAAGAGGATACAAGTATGGAGAGCTATCTTGGACTCTGGAGGATAACAGACTCATCAACGAAGGAATTGAAAAAATGGGAGGAAGGATCCACAAAATATACAGAGTATATTCTAAGGAGATCTAAAAACTTGCTCCTAATCCCAAACCAACTACAGTATTACTACTACCTACAAACATTACTTCTACCGGGAGTAGTAGTTGGAAATACTGAGTATCTATCAAGATTTCTAAACCGCTTGCAAGGAAATAAGAGCTCCGCAAGGCAAAAAAGCCACCCATTCCTAACTTTAGTTCTAACCAACCAAACGGTTCATAACTAATCCCGTATCCACCCACGAAACCCAACCAAGCTCTACCTAAGTAAAAGGTAAAATTACCTCTGTTGAACAATCTAGCCCTTACTCCAGAAATAAACATAGGATAGAAATTCAAAAAATCATAACACAAACCTATACTCAAAAGAAATCTGACTTTCCTATCTACCTCACTTTCGGATGTAACATTATTGACTGAAACATTGGTAATACTGTTTGTGAAATAGTTTGTTACAAAGTTAGTGAAGCCAACAAAGTTAGTTATAACTTTCAAAACTTCGTTAGTTATTGATACATAATTTGTGATAAACACAATACTTTGGTCTGGAATTAAAGTTTTAAGACGCACTTCCTTTACTTGAGATCTTCTAACAATATGCTCCCCAAAGGCAGTTTTCACTATTATTCCTTCTTTCGTCTCACCTACTTCCACTCCCTTAACCCTTTTACCGTTTAATTGAACTTCAACAACTTTATCAGATACAAACTCTATCACACCTACTTGCTTTTCATCTATACTCACAGTCCTACCATCCTCCGTTCTAAAAACTAAAGTATTACTCTCCTTTGATAGTACCTTTCCCTTCAAAACCTCATCATTCTTAAGAATTATGACATCACAAATCCCTTGTAAATTTGCAAAAAAACTTACGAAAAGGAAACTAGTAAGAGTACTTAATCTTCTCAACATCCTTTTTGTAAAACTCCCTTATTCCCCCATCTGTCTCAAAAATTATAACATCTTCCTTTATTCCTATCAAGTTCCCCTCTATTTCTCTACCATCCTTAAGGAAGATTACATTTCTATACTTCTTGCCAAAAGCCACTGGCTTAATTTCCCTACCATCTACAAATAACTTTCCTCCACTTATTGTTGCCTTCACCTGCGCTGTTTGGAATCTATACTCTTGGTTACCAATTACTAGGACTACCCCACTCACACCAGAATCCGGAAAAACATAGACCCTACCTCTATCAATCTTAGGAAGATATACAAAAATTGTGTTACTTTCCTCCTTAAGCTTTACTCCCTCAACTTTGTGATGAGTCGCAATTTTCACAATATTGTTCCCTACAGAAAAAGAAGTAGTTTGAAAACTCATCTCCTCAGTTGTAAAGAAAAAGAATATTGAAAACATCACTATCACAAGAAAAGACAATGCAACACCTAAAGCATACTTTATCAGATTCACTCTGCTAAATTTTTCGGAAATAGTTACTCTATTCCCAATCTTACCAAGTGTTTTCATCTCTCTGAACTTTAACAAAACACTCTCTTTCACCTTTGAATCTATTATCCCAATTATACTATTATCTACCTGAATATTCACTGACTCATACAGCTTCCTACACTGCTCACAACTTCTTATATGCTCCATTCTTTTCTCATCAAGTTCTGACAATAACATTTCTTCCAAAGTCACATGCCTCATATATTCCCTCCTAACCCTAGTTTTGACTTTATCTCATTTATTGTTTTTTTCAAAATTCTCTTAATTGTCCTAGAACTACAACTTTCCATTTCGGCAATTTCTTCTATTTTGTATCCTTCCAACCTAAGAAGGAGAATTTCTTTCTCCCTATCTGGTAGAGAATCCACAATGCACATCATCTCTTCCTTCATGTTATCCCCATTAGACACACATCCACTGTTATAGGCTATTTCCTCAATAACTTTTCTCTCCCTTTTTTCTCTTCTTTTTCTGTCTCTAATTATATTCAAGGCTGTTTTAAAAATAAAGCTTTTGAAGCGACCCTTAGGTGAGTAAGTATTGATATTCTCTATAAACCTTACGAATGTCTCCTGAACTACATCAATAGACATATCCACATCCCTCGTATACTTATACACAAAGCTAATAAGTGACTTGCTATATTTGTTATATAACTCAGCGAACGCATTCTCGTCTCCGCAGACTATTCGGTATATCAACTCTGCTTCGTTTTCCATAGTTGATATGTTAAAAGAAGTCTAACTACCGTTTCATTCATCCAAATTCTTCCAATCCATATAATTTAACGGATTTAACCTAAAAATCGTGACAAAAAAAATAAATCTGCCTCCATAATAAAAAAATTAGGTCAATAAAGGCCAGAACTTACAACTAGGGGTAGTTTTTTCATTTTTTCGCAGTCTTTCTTGGGACTGGGTAAGTATCCTCTCAACAAAGGTTAGAAGCTAGATTTTGCTAACTTGAATTGCACTTTAGATGTATAAGCTAAGTAAAGCGTATTCTTCCTTTTATTTCTTATCGGTTTCCAGTGGAAGTTTATTGAAATTCCAGTAGACCATTTGTTAAATTTCTTACGAGAATGCGAACAAGGGTATGGATAGTTTTATAACCACTGATGTATTGGTGATTGGGCTAGGGATAGCTGGAGGCATCTGTGCTTACAAGCTTGGAAAGGAAGGTCTTGATGTAACTGTCTTGCTGAAGGAAACAACTGAGGACGATGGTAGCACGCATTATGCTCAGGGAGGAATAGTTTACCTTGGTGAAGATGACTCTCCGGAAAAACTCTACAATGACATAATTCGGGCAGGAGCAGAAGTAAATAATCCCGAGATTGTTAGGCTGGTGGCGTATGAAGGTCCTAGAGCTGTTAAGGAGATTCTAGTGGATGAAATTGGTGTTGAATTCGTTAAGGATGACAACGGAACATTTGAATTCACCGAGGAAGGGGCCCATTCTGCAAGAAGGATAATATTTTCTGGCGATAAAACTGGTAAGGCGATAATCTCTAAAATCATCTCTAAGCTCAACGAACTTAAAAATGTGAAGATCCTACAGAAACATTTGGCAATAGATCTAATAACTTGGCAGTTTCACTCTAGAGACAGGTTTAGGATGTATAAAGATAAAACTTGCTTAGGTGCCTATGTTCTAGATCTATCTACTGGAAAGGTTAAGAACATTTTGGCGAAGGTAACAGTTTTAGCAACAGGTGGAATGGGGAAGATATACCTACACAACACTAATCCAGAGACTGCAACTGGAGATGGGTATGCAATGGCTTACAGGATAGGAGCAGAGCTGATAAATATGGAGTATACACAATTTCATCCTACAACTCTCTACCATCCCCTGAAGAAGAACTTTCTCATATCCGAGTCTGTGCGAGGTGAGGGAGGAGTGATAGTAAACTCCAAGGGTGAAAGGTTTCTTCTCAAGTATGACCCAAGAGGTGAACTTGCACCTAGGGATATAGTAACAAGAGGGATAATATCAGAGCTGACGGAAAGCAAAGAAGAGTGTGTATTCCTTGATGCAAGCAAGATAGGAAGCAAAGACAAACTTAGAAAGAGATTCCCAACTATATTCTCTACTCTTGAAGAGGTTGGCATTGATATGTCAAAAGAGCTTATTCCGATAGTTCCTGCTTTCCACTTTCAATGCGGTGGAATCAAAACCGATAGTTTTGGCAAAACGAACATAAAAAGGCTTATGGCAATCGGAGAAGTTGCATGCACTGGATTACATGGTGCTAACAGACTTGCAAGCACTTCACTACTTGAAGGCGTATTTTTCGGATCCAGATGCACAAAATTTATTCTTGAAAACCTAAACAAAGACATGTTCAACGAGTTTCCCGATGTTATACCATGGACAGACACTGGCACAGAATATCCAGACCCAGTTCTTATAAAACAAGACTGGGACTACGCAAAAAACATCATGTGGAACTACGTAGGGCCTATAAGAACTAGAAATAGGCTAAAGAGGGCACTAACAGACCTCAAAAACCTACTTAACGACATTGAAGATTTCTATAAGGATGTGAAGATAAACAGAGACATAATTGAATTAAGAAATGGTGTACAGACAGGATTCATAGTAGCACTTTCCGCTTGGTCCAACAGAGAAAGTATAGGAACTCACTATAGAACAGACTAACCGAAAAATAAAGATCAACTCACCTTAGACTTAAGCTCTTCCAAAATCCTCAACGCTTCTACAGGCGTAATAGAATCAATATCTACCCTCCTAATATACTCAATCACCTCCTTTATCTTCTCGGGCATATCAAATACAAAAAGTGAAGGTTGAAGAATTCCAATATCCTCCTTCTTAATCTTCTCCCTAACGAACTTCTGGGATTTCTCAAGTTCAAGAAGAATCTCATTTGCCTTATCTACTATCTTCTCAGGAATTCCAGCAATCTTAGCAACAAATATTCCGTAACTTTTGTTAGCCACCCCCTTTACAACCTTCTTTAAAAAGACAACTTCGTCCTTATACTCTCTAACAGCCATTGTGAAGTTTTTTATTCCCCTTTTCTCATCATCGCCAAGTTTTGTAAGCTCATGATAGTGCGTAGCAAAAAGTGTTTTCCCATACTTATGAGGGTTATTAGCAATATAATCAATGACAGCCCAAGCTATTGACACACCATCAAAGGTTGAGGTTCCTCTACCTACTTCGTCCATAACTATAAGACTTCTGGGAGTAGCATTCCTAAGAATGTTTGCTACTTCTATCATCTCAACTAAAAATGTACTCTGACCCAGTGCAAGATAATCACTTGCTCCAATCCTCGTGAATATTTTGTCAATTATCCCTATCCTACACTCCTTCGCAGGCACGAAAGAACCAACATGAGCCATAATAGCGATAAGAGCATTTTGTCTAAGATAAGTAGATTTTCCAGCCATATTTGGACCTGTAAGAATTATTATCCTGCTATCTCTGTTATTCATGTTAGTATCATTTGGAACAAACTCACCCCTAGAAAGGTATCTCTCTACAACGGGATGTCTACCCATCCTAATAACAAATTCATCGCTATCTACAACCTCCGGTCTTGAATAATCATTCTCAACTGCTAAAAGCCCCAAACCAGAAAAAACATCAATCTCCCCAACAAAGTCCGAAACCTTCTTTAGCTCCCCATAATACTTTGAAAGTTCAGAAAGAACAAAGTTAAACAATTCTCTCTCAAGAACTACTACTCTCTCGGAGGCATACATAAACTTATACTCTAGTTCCTTAAGTTCGGTGGTCACGAATCTTTCCGCGTTTACCAGTGTCTGTTTTCTTTCATAGTCACTGGGAACCAAATGGAGATTAGCCTTAGAGACCTCTATGTAGAACCCTATGACCTTATTATAGCCAACCTTCAGTGACTGGATACCCGTTCTTGCCCTTTCCCTTTCCTGAATCCTCTCAATATACAGCTCAGAGCTACTCTTTATAGTTCTAAGTTCGTCAAGTTCTTTACTCACTCCTTCTCTTATGACTCCTCCTTCATCAAAACTATTTGGAGGATTGTCATTTATCGTCTTATCCACTAGAGTGTAGATCTCAGAGATACTTTCGGGAATCTCAATGCCAAACTTCTCCATATAATCTGCTATGAGCCCAATAATTTCGGAAAGCGCTCCAATGGAATTCTTTAGGTTAACTAACTCCTTCGGTGTTGCTCTCTTGAAAAAAATTCTATTACTTATCCTCTCAATATCCGCAATCTCGGAAAGTTTCTTCCTAAGTTCCTTGGTTCTAGAGTAATTGTTGAAAAAGTATTCAACTTTATCTAATCTAGTCCTAATGACATTAAGCTCAACTGAAGGATTAAGAA
Coding sequences within it:
- the purQ gene encoding phosphoribosylformylglycinamidine synthase I, which translates into the protein MIRNTVGVIVFPGANCDADTLYALSNILGVKARYVWHSETDLSDLRAVVLPGGFSYGDYLRAGGLARFSPVMREVKNLAEKGYPVLGICNGFQILVEAGLLPGAFLKNKTLRFVCKFQHIKVVNNRSIFTRKYKNGQILTMPIAHGEGNYYLTDDQLKEALDNEQILFQYCDKFGIVNEESNPNGSTYSIAGILNKTKNVLGMMPHPERASEISLGSVDGKAILEGLIS
- a CDS encoding tyrosine-type recombinase/integrase; amino-acid sequence: MYELLDSFLEYLRLNRSYSELTIESYSRDIGYFLEFIESKGISLEEVNPKVMREFSLYINSTRKLKPSSLRRLLSSVRSFSRFLYKNGLVSKNFGKYIVYPKLPSELPKFLDEDEVLSLLSNLEDSVYKSFEVERRVKAIRDIAVVFCLYLTGLRVSEVTNLTLSDVNFTSDVIIVKGKGGKRRLVPMHPVLKEKLKLYLSIRDEIKVKKTELFFVGNSRNGGLSIRQIRNLVYKYTSLVGEKLGPHGLRHTFATHLLNDGNDIRVIQEILGHSSIATTQRYVHTSLKRLKEVYTNAHPHA
- a CDS encoding N-acetyltransferase → MVEVRVCKNPNEFIKVAFYVQGNNPNWTPPLIMDIRKKLDRRRSSFLKHNEAEFFIAYKNGKPVGRISAIKNNIHNERYKKKDGFFGFFESIDDQEVANALFDKAIEWLKSKGLDTVYGPANYSTNDEWGLLVEGFDSPSFVMMPYNPEYYKHLIENYGFKKAKDLYAWYYDPTLPIDEKLLNLAEKILKRGNFRVRYANLKDIHNEVERIVEIYHDSWSENYMFIPVTEEEKKEIGEFLGSIAYPDMVVIIENDKGEAVAFSVAVHNLNEVLIKYRTSNLFLLNIQQMLALAYRLYIKPKNKFETGRLLLAGVKKDYRRLGLDLILYIQTYQNATKRGYKYGELSWTLEDNRLINEGIEKMGGRIHKIYRVYSKEI
- the mutS gene encoding DNA mismatch repair protein MutS, whose amino-acid sequence is MQKEERLFEEVKVSTPMIRQYFSIKEKHKDKLLLFRLGDFYELFGDDAYEASRVLNIVLTSRNELPMCGFPAHSASNYIYKLVRSGYKVAICEQLEDASLAKGIVRRGVVQIITPGTITDVDVLESRSNNFLMSIQSIGENLFSAFGDISTGEILIERIKLSEDIDKIHDEEEIYLLKKELRELLTKYKPSEVLISNTLLSNSLISSVLSEFKWITITSYPEWFFDRTDCVRIFNKHSGKAQMDFPFGEDEKTVIGAILRYFEETQLTEDIGVSSISFIDNRKYMEIDEFSIKNLEIVSNLLDGTKKYTLLEVLDNSTTPMGGRLIRKMLLNPSVELNVIRTRLDKVEYFFNNYSRTKELRKKLSEIADIERISNRIFFKRATPKELVNLKNSIGALSEIIGLIADYMEKFGIEIPESISEIYTLVDKTINDNPPNSFDEGGVIREGVSKELDELRTIKSSSELYIERIQERERARTGIQSLKVGYNKVIGFYIEVSKANLHLVPSDYERKQTLVNAERFVTTELKELEYKFMYASERVVVLERELFNFVLSELSKYYGELKKVSDFVGEIDVFSGLGLLAVENDYSRPEVVDSDEFVIRMGRHPVVERYLSRGEFVPNDTNMNNRDSRIIILTGPNMAGKSTYLRQNALIAIMAHVGSFVPAKECRIGIIDKIFTRIGASDYLALGQSTFLVEMIEVANILRNATPRSLIVMDEVGRGTSTFDGVSIAWAVIDYIANNPHKYGKTLFATHYHELTKLGDDEKRGIKNFTMAVREYKDEVVFLKKVVKGVANKSYGIFVAKIAGIPEKIVDKANEILLELEKSQKFVREKIKKEDIGILQPSLFVFDMPEKIKEVIEYIRRVDIDSITPVEALRILEELKSKVS
- a CDS encoding sigma-70 family RNA polymerase sigma factor; translation: MENEAELIYRIVCGDENAFAELYNKYSKSLISFVYKYTRDVDMSIDVVQETFVRFIENINTYSPKGRFKSFIFKTALNIIRDRKRREKRERKVIEEIAYNSGCVSNGDNMKEEMMCIVDSLPDREKEILLLRLEGYKIEEIAEMESCSSRTIKRILKKTINEIKSKLGLGGNI
- a CDS encoding ATP-binding protein; protein product: MKEDSLSQIIKHTIEKIGKIPQTTLVKLLEELWEERERFLTILNFSLRRAVFVVSSLKEIIFFNDFCIKLGILEGTEGNWIFEENFGEHISRTLENMIKEKISFYSVSVKLNSKWDLGESVLKERTLKIECSTKNFEVFYFVVSDITEETIANLDKIQEESLTSLSNVASSIAHEIKNPLSAMYLHAKVLRKILEKKTFNREYALREIDVILSEIDRLNNVVNEMMFSLRPYKFAEKYENINSIVNEVVEFFLPEFRERGIIIEVMLDEFLPMVLCDKNLIKQALVNLIKNSIEAVKDGEGVIEIRTYFISKFDGDFVVIEIKDNGYGIPEEVKQRIFEPFFTTKESGLGIGLSIVYKIIKLHKGNIDFSSRRGETVFRVSLPVAMRTKELRYDRR
- the nadB gene encoding L-aspartate oxidase, which gives rise to MDSFITTDVLVIGLGIAGGICAYKLGKEGLDVTVLLKETTEDDGSTHYAQGGIVYLGEDDSPEKLYNDIIRAGAEVNNPEIVRLVAYEGPRAVKEILVDEIGVEFVKDDNGTFEFTEEGAHSARRIIFSGDKTGKAIISKIISKLNELKNVKILQKHLAIDLITWQFHSRDRFRMYKDKTCLGAYVLDLSTGKVKNILAKVTVLATGGMGKIYLHNTNPETATGDGYAMAYRIGAELINMEYTQFHPTTLYHPLKKNFLISESVRGEGGVIVNSKGERFLLKYDPRGELAPRDIVTRGIISELTESKEECVFLDASKIGSKDKLRKRFPTIFSTLEEVGIDMSKELIPIVPAFHFQCGGIKTDSFGKTNIKRLMAIGEVACTGLHGANRLASTSLLEGVFFGSRCTKFILENLNKDMFNEFPDVIPWTDTGTEYPDPVLIKQDWDYAKNIMWNYVGPIRTRNRLKRALTDLKNLLNDIEDFYKDVKINRDIIELRNGVQTGFIVALSAWSNRESIGTHYRTD